Proteins from a single region of Ziziphus jujuba cultivar Dongzao chromosome 1, ASM3175591v1:
- the LOC132805410 gene encoding uncharacterized protein LOC132805410: MDSGNDTETHNTPSESAASASFLPLPPSSLGKRKPSRKSSIMWDHYEKIENSDPDNPRCKCKYCGGDCACNSKSRTSTLLNHLNHYCKKYPYRVQDKKQKILTFGAQNESDESNLFAVGFNKEACGLACAKMIILDELPFSFVESRDFRMFCKVACPKFDPLSQRTIVRDIYALYLDEKLQLKNTFSLNCQRISLTTNIWTSIQNINYMSLTVHYIDSNWMLHKWILNFCVIPNHKGETIGKLIGNCLYEWDIERVFIIIVDNASANNVAIEYIKRKLNNWKGWNSTYLMLEAALKFQKAFERLEENDGHYLSYFREDDGRRKRLGPPNFVDWNNALVFVKFLKSFYDVTLKFSSSLHISSNAYFHEICSIQSQLDAWSLSGEYLLNDMATKMKRKFDKYWGKMDDINPLLLIAIVLDPRYKLDYVEYCFGDVYAEDVASLMTKNLKEILMSLYDWYKASKVILDCNQSSKDKELESCMTNEKYSEVDINLLRISKFKRKKATKESIEIKNDVDRYLLDPCEDISKKDFDVLNWWRVNATKYPILSKIAKDVFAIQVSTVASESAFSTGGKILDPFQSSLTPKMVEVLMCTQN, from the exons ATGGATAGTGGTAATGACACTGAAACTCATAATACTCCATCAGAATCAGCAGCTTCTGCATCATTTCTTCCACTTCCACCATCTAGTTTAGGGAAAAGAAAACCATCTAGGAAATCATCCATAATGTGGGATCATTatgagaaaatagaaaattcagaTCCTGATAATCCTAGATGTAAATGCAAATATTGTGGCGGGGACTGTGCTTGTAATAGTAAATCTAGGACAAGTACTCTGTTGAATCATTTAAATCATTATTGTAAGAAGTACCCTTATAGAGTGCaagataaaaagcaaaaaatcttAACTTTTGGGGCCCAAAATGAAAGTGATGAAAGCAATCTTTTTGCTGTTGGTTTTAATAAGGAAGCATGTGGGCTTGCATGTGCTAAAATGATAATCTTAGATGAACTCCCATTTAGTTTTGTTGAAAGTCGTGATTTTAGAATGTTTTGCAAAGTAGCATGTCCTAAATTTGATCCTCTGTCTCAAAGAACGATTGTTAGAGATATTTATGCATTGTATTTGGATGAGAAGTTGCAATTGAAAAATACATTTTCTTTGAATTGCCAAAGAATTAGTCTTACCACCAACATTtggacttccattcaaaatatcaattacATGTCTCTCACCGTACACTATATTGATTCTAATTGGATGCTTCACAAatggattttaaatttttgtgtgaTTCCTAATCATAAAGGAGAGACAATAGGAAAGCTAATTGGGAATTGTTTGTATGAATGGGATATTGAGAGGGTGTTTATAATCATAGTTGATAATGCTTCTGCAAACAATGTGGCAATAGAATAtattaaaaggaaattgaataatTGGAAAGG gtggaattccacctactTAATGTTAGAAGCAGCTTTGAAATTCCAAAAAGCTTTTGAAAGGTTGGAAGAGAATGATGGTCATTATCTATCCTATTTTAGAGAGGACGATGGTCGTAGAAAAAGACTTGGACCACCTAATTTTGTTGATTGGAACAATGCTCTTGTTTTTGTGAAGTTCCTTAAAAGCTTTTATGATGTAACTTTAAAGTTTAGTTCTTCACTGCATATTAGTTCCAATGcttattttcatgaaatttgttCAATTCAATCTCAATTAGATGCATGGAGTTTAAGTGGTGAATATCTTTTAAATGATATGGCAACTAAAATGAAGAGAAAGTTTGATAAATATTGGGGTAAAATGGATGATATTAATCCATTGTTGTTGATTGCTATTGTGCTTGATCCTAGATATAAATTGGACTATGTGGAGTATTGTTTTGGTGATGTTTATGCTGAAGATGTTGCTAGTTTGATGACtaagaatttgaaagaaattctaATGTCTTTGTATGATTGGTATAAGGCAAGTAAGGTGATTCTTGATTGCAATCAAAGTTCAAAGGATAAAGAACTTGAAAGTTGTATGACTAATGAAAAATATTCAGAAGTTGACATTAATCTCTTGagaatttccaaatttaaaaggaaaaaggcaACAAAGGAATCTATTGAGATTAAAAATGATGTGGATAGGTACCTATTGGATCCTTGTGAAGATATATCAAAGAAGGATTTTGATGTTCTTAATTGGTGGAGGGTTAATGCTACTAAGTATCCTATCTTGTCCAAAATTGCAAAGGATGTATTTGCAATCCAAGTCTCTACCGTGGCTTCTGAAAGTGCATTTAGCACCGGTGGAAAGATTCTTGATCCCTTTCAAAGTTCTTTAACCCCTAAGATGGTGGAAGTTTTAATGTGCACCCAAAATTAG
- the LOC107420069 gene encoding pentatricopeptide repeat-containing protein At1g06143, whose translation MLRHSKFLKCSSVTELERLCASLIKTNANQDSFLMNQFISACSTFSRIDYAVLAFTQMENPNVFVYNARIRCFVHCGYPIEALETYVDMLKVKVFPTSYTFSSVIKACTSLSSLGFGEAVHGHIWKYGLDSHVFVQTALINFYSNLCRIGESRRVFDEMPERDAFAMTTMISAHVRVGDMSCARILFEEMPERNIATWNTMLDGYSRLGNVESAELLFTQMPTRDIISWTTMITCYSQNKKFREALAVFQEMTMNGINPDEVTMTTVISACAHLGALDLGKEIHIFVMQNGFDLDVYIGSALVDMYAKCGSLDTSLLVFFKLQNKNLFCWNSIIEGLAVHGYADEALMMFSKMDEEKIKPNGVTFISVLSACTHAGLVEEGRRRFTSMTSKYSISPEVEHYGCMVDLLSKAGLLEDALELIRNMKLKPNSVIWGALLGGCKIYRNVEIARVAVNELIELEPNNSGYYNLFVNMYAEVNRWGEVAKIRATMKELGVEKKCPGSSWIEMGRTVHQFAASDKAHRASGEIYLLLAELDGQLKLAGYIPEIRSF comes from the coding sequence ATGCTTCGACACAGCAAGTTTCTGAAATGCTCAAGTGTGACAGAGTTGGAACGTTTATGTGCCTCCCTGATCAAGACCAACGCAAACCAAGACTCTTTCTTGATGAACCAATTTATCTCGGCTTGTTCCACCTTTTCCCGTATCGATTATGCAGTTTTAGCCTTTACCCAAATGGAAAATCCTAATGTTTTTGTCTATAATGCAAGGATTAGATGCTTTGTTCATTGTGGTTACCCGATTGAAGCTTTGGAAACGTATGTAGATATGTTGAAGGTTAAGGTTTTCCCTACGAGTTATACTTTTTCTTCGGTAATTAAGGCTTGCACGTCGCTATCTTCATTGGGGTTTGGAGAAGCTGTTCATGGCCACATTTGGAAATATGGGCTCGATTCGCATGTGTTTGTGCAGACTGCTCTGATTAATTTCTATTCGAACTTGTGCAGAATCGGTGAGTCCAGAAGGGTGTTCGATGAAATGCCTGAAAGAGATGCATTTGCTATGACTACGATGATTTCTGCTCACGTCCGGGTGGGTGATATGAGTTGTGCAAGGATATTATTTGAAGAGATGCCTGAAAGGAACATAGCCACTTGGAACACAATGCTTGACGGGTATTCAAGACTAGGGAATGTGGAGTCTGCAGAACTGTTGTTCACTCAGATGCCTACTAGGGATATAATTTCATGGACAACCATGATCACTTGCTACTCACAGAACAAGAAATTTAGAGAGGCGCTGGCAGTGTTTCAGGAGATGACGATGAATGGGATCAATCCTGATGAAGTGACAATGACAACTGTAATTTCGGCTTGTGCCCATCTTGGAGCTCTTGACTTGGGAAAAGAGATACATATTTTTGTCATGCAGAATGGGTTTGATCTTGATGTTTATATTGGGTCTGCATTGGTTGATATGTATGCAAAGTGTGGGTCATTAGATACATCTCTTTTGGTATTCTTCAAATTGCAGAATAAAAACCTGTTCTGTTGGAATTCTATAATTGAAGGACTTGCAGTTCATGGGTATGCTGACGAAGCGCTAATGATGTTTAGCAAGATGGATGAGGAGAAAATCAAGCCAAATGGGGTTACCTTTATAAGTGTTTTAAGTGCCTGCACTCATGCAGGACTTGTGGAAGAAGGTCGTAGAAGGTTTACAAGCATGACCAGTAAATATTCCATTAGTCCCGAAGTTGAACACTATGGATGCATGGTTGATCTACTGAGCAAAGCTGGTTTGCTTGAAGATGCACTAGAGTTGATAAGAAACATGAAACTCAAACCCAACTCTGTAATTTGGGGGGCCTTGTTAGGTGGATGCAAGATTTATAGGAACGTGGAGATTGCCCGAGTTGCTGTTAATGAATTGATTGAATTGGAGCCAAACAACAGTGGGTATTACAACCTTTTTGTTAACATGTATGCCGAGGTGAATCGATGGGGAGAGGTTGCAAAGATACGGGCTACTATGAAAGAACTTGGAGTAGAGAAGAAATGTCCTGGGTCCAGTTGGATTGAAATGGGACGGACAGTTCATCAGTTTGCAGCTTCTGACAAGGCTCACCGAGCTTCCGGTGAAATTTACTTGTTGCTGGCTGAATTAGATGGGCAGCTGAAGCTTGCTGGGTACATACCAGAAATTCGATCTTTTTAA
- the LOC107420943 gene encoding protein STRUBBELIG-RECEPTOR FAMILY 8, producing the protein MARNCLAHSLSAARSLTEFVLITLIFVALPLVRATTDASDVQALQVMYTSLNNPSQLTGWKSSGGDPCGESWKGITCEGSAVVSIDISGLGLNGTLGYLLSNLLSLRKFDLSNNKIQETIPYQLPPNLTSLNLANNNLTGNLPYSISSMVYLNYLNFSGNSLSQSIGDILANLAGLGTLDLSFNNFSGDLPNSFSSISNLSSLYVQNNQLTGTLNVLTGLPLATLNVANNHFTGWIPRELTSIRTFVYDGNSFDNGPAPPPPPYIPPPSGRSRGSRNHSKSGSHAPDSDHEASHSDGGLTVGALAGIILGSVFVGLAVLLALAFCIRKNKKKAKGARTPRESFSVGSNNVDTQMQEQRVKPMASITDLKPPPAEKVMGERLQGKNGSVKRIKSPITATSYTVASLQTATNSFNQEYLIGEGSLGRVYRAEFPNGKIMAIKKIDNAALSLQEEDDFLEAVSNMSRLRHPNIVTLVGYCAEHGQRLLVYEYVGNGSLHDMLHFAEEGSKTLTWNARVRVALGTARALEYLHEVCLPSVVHRNFKSANILLDEELNPHLSDCGLAALNPNTERQVSTQMVGSFGYSAPEFALSGVYTVKSDVYSFGVVMLELLTGRKPLDSSRVRSEQSLVRWATPQLHDIDALAKMVDPSLNGMYPAKSLSRFADIIALCVQPEPEFRPPMSEVVQALVRLMQRASVVKRRSSDESGFSYKTPDHEAIDMSF; encoded by the exons ATGGCTCGCAACTGCTTAGCTCACTCGCTGTCTGCTGCTCGATCGCTCACTGAATTCGTTTTAATCACTCTGATCTTTGTTGCTCTGCCTCTTGTCAGGGCAACCACTGATGCTTCCGATG TTCAAGCTCTTCAGGTTATGTACACCTCGTTAAACAATCCCAGTCAGCTAACTGGTTGGAAAAGCAGTGGCGGTGATCCGTGTGGAGAGTCATGGAAAGGGATAACGTGTGAGGGTTCAGCTGTTGTTTCCAT AGATATTTCGGGGTTAGGACTCAACGGAACGTTGGGATACTTGCTTTCCAACTTATTGTCTTTGAGAAAATT TGATTTGAGTAACAACAAAATTCAAGAGACAATCCCATATCAATTGCCGCCAAACCTTACGAGCCT AAATCTTGCCAACAACAACTTAACTGGGAATCTTCCTTATTCCATCTCTAGCATGGTTTATCTCAATTATTT GAATTTTAGCGGTAATTCACTCTCTCAGTCAATTGGGGACATTTTGGCTAATCTTGCTGGCCTTGGAACCCT GGATCTATCCTTCAACAACTTTTCGGGTGATCTTCCTAATTCCTTCAGTTCAATTTCCAATCTTTCTTCACT CTATGTGCAGAACAATCAGTTGACTGGTACTCTCAATGTTCTTACAGGCTTGCCTTTGGCTACACT AAACGTTGCTAACAACCACTTCACCGGATGGATACCTCGAGAACTTACCTCAATCCGTACTTTTGT ATATGATGGGAATTCTTTTGACAATGGTCCTGCTCCTCCACCACCACCGTATATCCCACCACCTTCAGGCAGATCTCGTGGTAGTCGTAATCATTCTAAATCTGGCTCACATGCACCTGATTCTGATCATGAAGCATCTCATTCAGATGGGGGGTTGACAGTCGGGGCTTTAGCAGGGATAATTCTGGGTTCTGTGTTTGTTGGTCTCGCTGTGTTACTTGCTCTTGCCTTCTGCATTcggaagaataaaaagaaagccAAAGGTGCAAGAACCCCCAGGGAAAGTTTCTCTGTTGGTTCAAATAATG TAGATACTCAGATGCAAGAGCAGAGAGTAAAACCCATGGCTTCAATAACGGATCTCAAGCCCCCACCTGCTGAAAAAGTGATGGGCGAGAGATTACAGGGGAAAAATGGATCTGTAAAGAGAATAAAATCGCCGATTACTGCAACTTCATACACTGTTGCTTCTCTCCAAACTGCAACTAATAGCTTTAATCAGGAATATCTTATTGGTGAAGGTTCACTTGGCCGTGTATACAGAGCAGAGTTTCCCAATGGAAAG aTAATGGCCATTAAGAAAATCGATAATGCAGCATTATCATTACAGGAGGAAGATGACTTTCTAGAAGCTGTTTCTAATATGTCTCGCTTGAGGCACCCAAACATTGTCACACTTGTTGGATATTGTGCAGAGCATGGACAGCGTCTTCTGGTGTATGAGTATGTAGGAAATGGAAGCCTGCATGACATGCTCCATTTTGCTGAAGAAGGAAGTAAGACTCTCACTTGGAATGCACGTGTTAGAGTAGCACTTGGCACTGCTCGAGCTTTAGA GTACTTGCACGAAGTATGCTTACCTTCTGTTGTACATAGAAACTTCAAGTCAGCAAACATTTTACTTGATGAAGAGCTCAATCCCCATTTGTCAGATTGTGGTTTAGCAGCTCTAAATCCGAACACAGAACGACAG GTTTCAACTCAAATGGTTGGTTCATTTGGATATAGTGCTCCTGAATTTGCCTTGTCAGGAGTATACACTGTAAAGAGTGATGTGTACAGCTTTGGGGTGGTGATGCTGGAGCTGTTGACTGGTCGGAAGCCACTAGACAG TTCAAGGGTCAGATCCGAGCAATCACTTGTCAGGTGGGCTACTCCCCAGCTCCATGATATAGATGCATTAGCGAAAATGGTTGATCCTTCCCTAAATGGAATGTATCCTGCAAAGTCTCTCTCACGCTTCGCCGATATTATTGCCCTTTGTGTTCAG CCGGAACCTGAATTTCGGCCTCCCATGTCGGAAGTTGTGCAAGCATTGGTTCGATTAATGCAAAGGGCAAGTGTGGTCAAAAGACGTTCCAGTGATGAATCTGGTTTCTCATACAAGACCCCAGATCATGAGGCAATTGACATGTCGTTTTAA